The Vigna unguiculata cultivar IT97K-499-35 chromosome 6, ASM411807v1, whole genome shotgun sequence genome contains a region encoding:
- the LOC114189055 gene encoding NADPH-dependent aldehyde reductase 1, chloroplastic-like: MASGEYRFPPQKQYTQPGKEYLMNPPPQYSSPDYKPSNKLQGKVAVVTGGDSGIGRAVCNLFSLEGATVIFTYVKGQEDIDARDTLEIIRKGKSGDAKEPMAIAVDLGYEENCKRVVDEVINAYGCIDVLVNNVAVQFQSDSLEEIDDKRLDKVFRTNIFSYFFMTKYAVRHMKEGSSIINTTSVVAYQGFATLVDYASTKGAIVGFTRALALQLVSKGIRVNGVAPGPIWTPLQVASLTVEQIVVLGSDSTPMKRAGQPIEVAPSYVFLASNQCSSYITGQVLHPNGGIIVNA, encoded by the exons ATGGCTTCCGGTGAATACAGATTTCCCCCTCAGAAGCAATACACACAACCTGGCAAAGAGTATCTGATGAATCCACCACCGCAATATAGCAGTCCAGATTACAAACCATCGAATAAACTTCAA GGGAAGGTGGCTGTAGTAACAGGAGGTGACTCTGGGATTGGAAGAGCGGTGTGTAACCTGTTTTCGTTGGAGGGTGCTACTGTTATCTTCACCTACGTGAAGGGACAGGAAGACATAGATGCGAGAGACACACTTGAAATTATCAGAAAGGGTAAGAGTGGTGATGCCAAAGAACCAATGGCTATAGCAGTTGATTTGGGTTATGAAGAGAATTGCAAGAGAGTGGTTGATGAAGTCATTAATGCTTATGGCTGCATTGATGTTTTGGTGAACAACGTAGCGGTGCAGTTCCAGAGTGATTCCTTGGAAGAGATTGATGATAAAAGATTGGACAAAGTTTTCCGAACTAATATCTTTTCCTACTTCTTCATGACTAA ATATGCTGTGAGGCACATGAAAGAAGGAAGTAGCATTATCAACACGACATCGGTGGTTGCATATCAAGGATTCGCAACACTGGTGGACTATGCATCGACGAAGGGTGCGATTGTAGGGTTCACGAGAGCCCTTGCGCTTCAGCTTGTGAGCAAGGGAATTCGTGTGAATGGTGTTGCTCCTGGACCTATATGGACTCCGTTACAGGTAGCAAGTTTGACAGTGGAACAAATTGTGGTGTTGGGTTCTGATTCTACACCGATGAAAAGAGCTGGACAACCTATTGAGGTTGCTCCTTCTTATGTTTTTCTTGCTAGCAACCAGTGTTCCTCTTACATTACAGGCCAAGTTCTCCACCCAAATG GTGGAATCATTGTGAATGCATAA
- the LOC114188861 gene encoding NADPH-dependent aldehyde reductase 1, chloroplastic-like: MASGEYRFPPQKQYTQPGKEYLMNPPPQYSSPDYKPSNKLQGKVAVVTGGDSGIGRAVCNLFSLEGATVIFTYVKGQEDIDARDTLEIIRKGKSGDAKEPMAIAVDLGYEENCKRVVDEVINAYGCIDVLVNNAAVQFQSDSLEEIDDKRLDKVFRTNIFSYFFMTKYAVRHMKEGSSIINTTSVVAYQGFATLVDYASTKGAIVGFTRALALQLVSKGIRVNGVAPGPIWTPLQVASFTVEQIVVFGSDVTPMKRAGQPIEVAPSYVFLASNQCSSYITGQVLHPNGGTIVNT; encoded by the exons ATGGCTTCCGGCGAATACAGATTTCCCCCTCAGAAGCAATACACACAACCTGGCAAAGAGTATCTGATGAATCCACCACCGCAATATAGCAGTCCAGATTACAAACCATCGAATAAACTTCAA GGGAAGGTGGCTGTAGTAACAGGAGGTGACTCTGGGATTGGAAGAGCGGTGTGTAACCTGTTTTCGTTGGAGGGTGCTACTGTTATCTTCACCTACGTGAAGGGACAGGAAGACATAGATGCGAGAGACACACTTGAAATTATCAGAAAGGGTAAGAGTGGTGATGCGAAAGAACCAATGGCTATAGCAGTTGATTTGGGTTATGAAGAGAATTGCAAGAGAGTGGTTGATGAAGTCATTAATGCTTATGGCTGCATTGATGTTTTGGTGAACAACGCAGCGGTGCAGTTCCAGAGTGATTCCTTGGAAGAGATTGATGATAAAAGATTGGACAAAGTCTTCCGAACTAATATCTTTTCCTACTTCTTCATGACTAA ATATGCTGTGAGGCACATGAAAGAAGGAAGTAGCATTATCAACACGACATCGGTGGTTGCATATCAAGGGTTCGCAACACTGGTGGACTATGCATCGACGAAGGGTGCGATTGTAGGGTTCACGAGAGCCCTTGCGCTTCAGCTTGTGAGCAAGGGAATTCGTGTGAATGGTGTTGCTCCTGGACCTATTTGGACTCCGTTACAGGTAGCAAGTTTTACGGTGGAACAAATCGTGGTGTTCGGTTCTGATGTCACACCGATGAAAAGAGCTGGACAACCTATTGAGGTTGCTCCTTCTTATGTCTTTCTTGCCAGCAACCAGTGTTCCTCTTACATAACAGGCCAAGTCCTCCACCCAAATG GTGGAACCATTGTGAATACCTGA
- the LOC114186969 gene encoding 40S ribosomal protein S14-like: protein MSRRKVREPKEENVTLGPAVRDGEHVFGVARIFASFNDTFIHVTDLSGRETLVRITGGMKVKADRDESSPYAAMLAAQDVAARCKELGITALHIRLRATGGNKTKTPGPGAQSALRALARSGMKIGRIEDVTPIPSDSTRRKSGRRGRRL, encoded by the exons ATG TCGAGGAGAAAGGTTAGAGagccaaaagaagaaaatgtgaCTCTGGGTCCAGCCGTTAGAGACGGTGAACATGTCTTTGGTGTCGCTCGCATCTTTGCTTCCTTCAACGACACCTTCATT CACGTTACTGATTTGTCCGGGAGGGAAACACTTGTCCGCATCACTG GTGGGATGAAGGTTAAAGCTGATAGAGATGAATCATCTCCCTATGCTGCTATGCTTGCAGCACAGGATGTTGCTGCCAGATGCAAG GAACTGGGCATAACTGCTCTTCATATCAGGCTCCGCGCCACTGGTGGAAACAAGACAAAGACACCTGGTCCTGGCGCTCAATCAGCTCTCAGAGCCCTTGCTCGTTCAGGAATGAAAATTGGTCGCATAG aGGATGTGACTCCCATTCCTTCCGACAGCACCCGTAGAAAGAGTGGAAGGAGGGGTAGAAGGCTTTAA
- the LOC114186718 gene encoding sugar transporter ERD6-like 5 gives MNLSHISSASHRTQNMENKTTEPNDFTSPLLPTSYGAHDVGVDFLEKRHNEASSVPTTLILTTLVAVFGSYVFGSAIGYSSPTQSGIMRDLNLGVAQYSIFGSILTIGAMIGAVVSGRIADYAGRRVAMGFSQIFCILGWFAITFSKIAWWLYVGRLLIGCGIGLLSYVVPVYVAEITPKNLRGAFTAVHQLMICCGMSLTYLIGAYANWRILALIGIIPCLLQLLCLPFIPDSPRWLAKVGRLKESDSALQHLRGKNADVYQEATEIRDYTEAFQKQTEASIIGLFRMQYLKSLIVGVGLMILQQFGGINGIVFYANSIFISSGFSESFGTVAIVAVKIPMTSLGVLLMDKSGRRPLLLVSAVGTCLGCFLAALSFFLQDLHKWKQVSPIMALVGVLVYVGFYSIGMGAIPWVIMSEIFPINVKGSAGSLVTLVSWLCSWIISYAFNFLMNWSSAGTFFMFSAICGFTVLFVAKLVPETKGRTLEEIQACMSSYSSAKK, from the exons ATGAACCTATCTCATATTTCCTCTGCTTCTCATAGAACGCAAAATATGGAAAACAAAACCACTGAACCAAACGATTTTACAAGCCCTCTTCTCCCTACAAGTTATGGTGCCCATGATGTTGGCGTTGACTTTCTGGAAAAGAGGCACAACGAAGCTTCTTCCGTTCCAACTACTCTTATACTCACCACCCTCGTTGCTGTTTTTGGTTCATATGTGTTTGGCTCTGCT ATTGGGTACTCATCACCTACTCAATCTGGAATCATGCGTGATCTCAATCTCGGAGTGGCCCAG TACTCAATTTTTGGTTCTATATTGACTATTGGAGCTATGATTGGTGCTGTTGTTAGTGGTAGAATAGCAGATTATGCAGGTCGTCGAGTT GCCATGGGGTTCTCCCAGATTTTCTGCATCTTGGGATGGTTTGCCATAACATTCTCAAAG ATTGCTTGGTGGCTTTACGTTGGAAGACTGTTGATAGGATGTGGGATTGGCCTTCTATCTTATGTG GTACCTGTTTATGTAGCAGAAATAACACCCAAGAATCTTCGAGGAGCATTCACTGCAGTTCATCAG TTAATGATTTGTTGTGGGATGTCATTAACTTATCTTATTGGAGCATATGCCAATTGGAGAATCTTGGCTCTAATAg GAATTATTCCGTGCCTTTTGCAGCTTCTCTGTCTTCCCTTCATTCCTGATTCTCCCAGGTGGCTG GCCAAGGTGGGTCGGTTGAAAGAGAGTGATTCTGCTTTACAGCATCTCAGGGGTAAGAACGCTGATGTTTATCAAGAGGCCACTGAAATTAGA GATTATACCGAAGCCTTTCAGAAGCAAACAGAAGCTAGCATCATTGGCCTATTCCGAATGCAGTATTTGAAGTCACTTATT GTCGGAGTTGGCTTGATGATACTACAACAATTTGGAGGGATTAATGGCATTGTTTTCTATGCAAACTCTATATTTATATCTTCTG GGTTCTCAGAAAGTTTTGGAACAGTAGCAATCGTCGCTGTTAAG ATTCCAATGACAAGTTTAGGAGTACTTCTAATGGATAAATCTGGAAGAAGACCTCTTCTGCTG GTGTCTGCAGTGGGAACATGCTTAGGATGCTTCCTGGCAGCCTTGTCATTCTTCTTGCAG GACTTGCATAAATGGAAGCAAGTTAGCCCCATTATGGCCCTAGTGGGTGTTCTG GTATATGTTGGATTTTACTCTATAGGCATGGGAGCAATTCCGTGGGTTATAATGTCTGAG ATATTTCCCATCAACGTGAAGGGCTCTGCTGGAAGCCTTGTGACTTTGGTTAGCTGGTTGTGTTCTTGGATTATATCATATGCTTTTAACTTCCTCATGAATTGGAGTTCAGCAG GAACTTTCTTCATGTTCTCTGCCATATGTGGCTTCACTGTGTTATTCGTAGCAAAACTCGTACCAGAGACCAAGGGACGAacattagaagaaattcaagCTTGTATGAGTTCATATTCTTCTGCAAAGAAATGA
- the LOC114187178 gene encoding sugar transporter ERD6-like 5, whose product MGVKGSEASESSAPLLSTNKDGVDFHEIEQSEDSQMTFMLVFTAVSATIGSYVFGYALGYSSPAQYGIVHDLHLSVAEYSTFGSILTIGAIVGATLSGRIADYVGRRLAMGFSEVFCIVGSVIIAFSKVSWWLYIGRMLIGCGVGIISYVVPVYIAEITPKNLRGAFTEGHLLMTCCGLSLTYLIGAFLNWRILAVIGTVPSIVHLLTLPFIPDSPRWLAKVGRWKESESALQRLRGKHADVYQEATEIREYTEALQQHTEKGNFIVLFKLQYLRTLTVGVGLMMLQQFGGISGILFYTNSIFISAGFSDTIGTIAVGVFKVSFSSLGVLLMDKCGRRPLLLASSAGACVGSFLTALSFFLKDLQEWKSISPFIALVGVLLYMGLFSLGMSGIPSVIMSEIFPINVKGTAGSLVILVNWTCSLIVAYTFNFLMSWSSSGTFFLFSGICAITVLFVAKLVPETKGRTLEEIQASLNSL is encoded by the exons ATGGGTGTCAAAGGCAGTGAAGCAAGCGAGTCTTCAGCTCCTCTGCTATCCACGAACAAAGATGGAGTTGATTTCCATGAAATTGAGCAAAGTGAAGATTCTCAGATGACATTTATGCTTGTTTTCACCGCCGTTTCTGCTACAATTGGTTCTTACGTGTTTGGGTATGCT CTCGGATATTCCTCCCCTGCTCAGTATGGAATCGTGCACGACCTGCATCTCTCTGTCGCCGAG TACTCAACTTTTGGTTCAATATTGACGATTGGAGCGATCGTTGGTGCCACTTTAAGTGGTAGAATAGCAGATTATGTGGGTCGTCGATTG GCCATGGGTTTCTCGGAGGTTTTCTGCATCGTGGGATCAGTTATCATAGCATTCTCAAAG GTTTCTTGGTGGCTTTATATTGGAAGAATGTTGATAGGATGTGGGGTTGGCATCATATCTTAtgtg GTTCCAGTCTATATAGCAGAAATAACACCCAAGAATCTCAGAGGAGCATTTACCGAAGGTCATCTG TTAATGACTTGTTGTGGGTTGTCATTAACTTATCTTATTGGCGCATTTTTGAATTGGCGGATTTTGGCAGTGATTG GAACTGTTCCTTCTATTGTGCACCTTCTGACTCTTCCCTTCATTCCTGATTCTCCCAGGTGGCTG GCTAAGGTTGGTCGGTGGAAAGAGAGTGAGTCTGCTTTACAGCGCCTAAGGGGAAAGCATGCTGATGTTTATCAAGAGGCCACTGAAATCAGA GAATACACAGAAGCCCTTCAGCAACACACAGAAAAGGGCAATTTTATCGTCTTATTTAAGTTGCAGTACTTAAGGACACTTACT GTAGGTGTAGGCTTGATGATGCTGCAACAGTTTGGAGGGATTAGTGGCATTCTTTTCTATACAAATTCCATATTTATCTCTGCTG GGTTTTCAGACACTATTGGAACAATAGCAGTGGGTGTTTTCAAG GTCTCATTTTCATCTTTAGGAGTACTTTTGATGGATAAATGTGGAAGACGACCGCTTTTACTG GCTTCTTCCGCAGGAGCATGCGTAGGAAGCTTCCTGACAGCCCTATCATTCTTCTTGAAG GATTTACAGGAATGGAAGTCAATAAGTCCTTTTATAGCGCTTGTTGGTGTACTG TTATACATGGGATTGTTCTCGCTAGGCATGTCTGGAATTCCGTCTGTTATAATGTCCGAG atattTCCCATTAATGTGAAGGGCACTGCTGGAAGCTTAGTAATCTTGGTTAACTGGACATGTTCATTGATTGTTGCGTATACTTTCAACTTTCTCATGAGTTGGAGTTCATCAG